Proteins encoded together in one Terriglobus saanensis SP1PR4 window:
- a CDS encoding Gfo/Idh/MocA family protein translates to MAVGAGASGEGLSGHVLHEVVPPGPVETPKHAIRFAVCGMSHDHIYLMVEAIRRGGGELVLAYATEPDKIAGFKKRYPDVKWASTVEEILNDKSIQLVLSSQIASERAPLGVRVMKSGKDFLSDKPGITTLDQLAAVRKTISETGRIYAVEYSERFDVKAAVKAGELVKQGVIGRVIQTINIAPHQISQRAGDAGGSGGRPDWFWNDAQFGGILCDIGSHQIDQFLYYTGSTKAEVVASQIANLQHPEHPHFQDFGDMMLHGNNGCGYVRLDWFTPYGLGTWGDGRLFILGTEGYIEARKYTNVAVNTQGNNLFVVDGKSSRYIDCNNLTLPFGPQLVGDVVNRTHTAQDQEQCLLAAELSIKAQSNAKRVHLDWQKKP, encoded by the coding sequence ATGGCAGTGGGAGCCGGCGCCAGCGGTGAAGGCTTAAGCGGACACGTGCTTCACGAGGTCGTACCACCCGGCCCGGTGGAAACGCCCAAACATGCGATCCGCTTCGCTGTGTGCGGTATGAGCCATGATCACATTTATCTGATGGTGGAAGCCATTCGACGCGGCGGCGGCGAGCTGGTGCTCGCCTATGCAACGGAGCCTGACAAGATTGCCGGTTTCAAAAAGCGCTATCCCGATGTCAAGTGGGCATCAACCGTCGAGGAGATTTTGAACGACAAGTCGATCCAACTGGTGCTAAGTTCTCAGATCGCCAGTGAGCGCGCTCCTCTTGGTGTACGCGTTATGAAGAGCGGGAAGGATTTTCTTTCGGACAAGCCAGGAATAACCACGCTCGATCAGCTTGCAGCCGTTCGCAAAACGATCTCGGAGACTGGGCGTATTTATGCTGTGGAGTACTCTGAGCGGTTCGATGTGAAGGCGGCGGTCAAGGCTGGAGAGCTAGTGAAGCAAGGGGTGATCGGACGGGTCATTCAGACGATCAACATTGCGCCGCACCAAATCTCACAGCGCGCAGGAGATGCTGGCGGGTCGGGTGGACGTCCCGACTGGTTCTGGAACGATGCGCAGTTCGGCGGCATTCTTTGCGACATCGGCTCTCACCAAATCGACCAGTTCCTCTATTACACCGGTTCCACAAAGGCTGAGGTCGTAGCGTCACAGATAGCGAATCTGCAGCATCCAGAGCACCCCCATTTCCAGGACTTCGGCGACATGATGCTGCATGGAAACAATGGCTGTGGATACGTGCGCCTGGACTGGTTTACACCTTATGGCCTGGGCACGTGGGGAGATGGACGACTCTTCATCCTGGGGACCGAGGGATACATCGAAGCACGCAAGTACACTAATGTTGCAGTGAACACGCAGGGAAATAATCTCTTTGTCGTCGATGGCAAGAGTTCACGTTATATCGACTGCAACAACCTGACTCTTCCATTCGGTCCACAGCTTGTTGGGGATGTCGTCAATCGTACTCATACCGCACAAGACCAGGAGCAGTGCCTGCTGGCCGCAGAACTGAGCATCAAAGCCCAGAGCAATGCAAAGCGAGTTCATCTTGATTGGCAGAAGAAGCCTTAA